Within Bacillus spongiae, the genomic segment CCATTATGTGTTTCGGTATAATAGCCACGATGTTAACGTGGAGTGGTCTCTTAATTGGACAAAAGGTTGGAGGATGGCTAGGGAGATATAGCGAGGCATTGGGTGGAATGATTTTATTTTTCTTTGGTGTCAAATTATTATGTGGTGGGTAATCGTGATGGTTAAATTTTGTTAACTGAATGGGAACCTTTCACCGTCATGTTCTAATGGCGGTTTTTTGCGATAGTTATAATTTTCAATGTAAAATAGAGAAAGAAAAAAGAAGAATGAAGGAGGATATTAACATGAAAATATTATTTGTATGCACGGGTAATACGTGCAGAAGTCCAATGGCAGAAGCCCTATTAAAGCATTATAAACAGGAATGGGAAGTGAGATCAGCAGGTGTATATGCAATTGACGGAGGTGGTTCTTCATATGGTACTAAACAAGTTCTAAAAGAGAACGATATAATACATGAGCATTCGTCACGTTTGTTACGTCAAGGAGATATAGACTGGGCAGATTTCATTTTTACGATGACTGAAAATCATAAGTATGCAATTTTTCACCAGTTCCCAGAGTCGGTCAAAAAGTTGTTTACGCTCAAAGAATTTACTAAGAATCATCCACATGATTATGATATATCAGATCCTTTTGGTGGCAGCGTTGATGTGTACCGTCACACTTATAAAGAGTTAGATGTACTGATTAAGGAGTTACAAATGAAGCTAGAAAATCAAGAGTAAGCGAGAGGGGAAATAAAATGAAAAAAAGGGATAAAAAACGCTATAAATTTGGGTTAAGAACAAAGCTTGTTCTGTTTACAACTGTATTAGCCATCATTACTTATTCTTTCAGTGCGTTCTTTATGTACTATATTCATCCTAACTTCGCAAATTCAATGAATGAAAGTATGTTTACCACAATAACACTAGGATTAGGAGTATTTTGGTCAGGGGTGTTAGCTTTTTTCGCTGCGGGGCTTATTATACATCCACTTCAAAGGCTGGAGAAAGTTGCGATACGTGTAGCAGAAGGAGATATTTCGAAAGATGTAGACCTATCCAAGTCTGACGATGAAATTCGCTCATTAG encodes:
- a CDS encoding low molecular weight protein arginine phosphatase produces the protein MKILFVCTGNTCRSPMAEALLKHYKQEWEVRSAGVYAIDGGGSSYGTKQVLKENDIIHEHSSRLLRQGDIDWADFIFTMTENHKYAIFHQFPESVKKLFTLKEFTKNHPHDYDISDPFGGSVDVYRHTYKELDVLIKELQMKLENQE